Below is a genomic region from Vibrio mimicus.
CTCAAAGTGCTTATCCATCCTCAATCGGTTATCCACTCGATGGTGCAATACAGAGACGGTTCAGTGATGGCTCAGTTAGGTGAGCCGGATATGGCCACGCCGATCTCTTACGCAATGGCTTATCCTAAACGCATTTCAGCAGGAGTCCCTGCACTGGATTTCACGCGCTTACAGCAGTTGACGTTTATGGATGTGGATTTCGCGCGCTATCCTTGTTTGCAACTGGCGATGGATGCGTGTTTTCTTGGGCAGCATGCTACTACCTCACTCAATGCGGCAAATGAAGTGGCAGTTGATGCCTTTTTAAAACAGAAAATACGTTTTACTGACATCGTATTAATCAATGAGCAGGTCTTGTCTAAGGTCTGCGCGACTAATACTCAGTTATATGGCGGTGACTTGGAAAGCCTGCTTGAGCTAGATACAATGGCTCGCCATTTCGCCCACCAAGTATTAAAAGAGCGTTAACCATGAACGACATTTTATGGAATTTCATAGCCTTTATCATTGCACTAGGCATTTTAGTTGCCGTGCATGAGTTTGGACATTTCTGGGTGGCTAGACGCTGTGGGGTAAAAGTTGAGAAATTCTCCATTGGGTTTGGTAAATCAATCTGGAAACGCACCGCTAGCGATGGCACTGAATACAGCATTTCGATGATCCCACTCGGCGGTTACGTCAAAATGCTCGATGGTCGTGTCGATGATGTCCCCGCTGAGCAACAGTCTATGGCGTTTGATAAGCAGTCGTTGTGGAAACGCTCTGCAATTGTCAGTGCGGGTCCTCTCTTCAATTTTCTGTTTGCGATTTTTGCCTATTGGCTGATGTTTATGATCGGCGTTCCTGCGGTTAAACCTGTGATTGGGGAAGTGACTCCTTATTCGATTGCCGCTCAAGCGGGATTAACATCGGGCATGGAAATCAAGGCAGTTTCGGGAGTGCATACCCCGGACTGGGAGTCGGTTAACATGGGCCTGATTGGCCATATTGGAGATGACAGCCTTACTTTGACGGTTTCTTCCTCAGAAGGTGTTGGACTCGACGAAATTAAAACAATAAATCTGCGTGATTGGAACTTTGATCCAGAAACTGAGTCTGCTATGAGGGCGTTGGGTTTTAAACCTTTCACGCCAACCATTTCGAATCAATTAGCGAATGTAACTGCACAAGGTGCAGGTGAACGTTCTGGGCTACAAGTTGGCGATACTGTGCTGCAAATCAATCAGCAGGTGATCGATGATTGGCTGCAGGTGGTGAATGCCATTCAAAGCCATCCGAATACGCCTATCACAGTATTGGTTGAACGAGCTGGACAAAAAGTTGAAATCGAATTGACACCGGATAGTCGTGAGCTTTCGCAAGGAAAAGTGATCGGTTTTGCTGGAATCGCACCAAAAGTCGCAGAATGGCCGCAAAGCTATCGATTTGAAATGCAATTTGGTGTATTTGAGTCGCTGGGCAAAGCCGTGGAAAAAAGTGGTCAGGTGATTGATCTGACGGTTAGCATGTTAAAGAAACTGCTAGTCGGCGATGTGGGTCTGAATAATCTCAGTGGGCCTATTTCGATTGCCAAAGGTGCAGGTGCGACAGCAGATTATGGGTTCGTTTACTTTTTGGGCTTTTTGGCTCTGATAAGTATCAACTTAGGCATTATCAATTTAGTACCGCTACCGATGCTCGATGGTGGTCATCTACTGTTTTTTATGATTGAAGCGGTAATTCATCGCCCTGTACCGGAAAAAGTACAGGAAATGGGTTACCGGATTGGTGGCGCCATTATTTTCTCTTTAATGGCCGTGGCAATCTTTAACGATTTTACTCGCCTGTGATTGATAAACATTAGGCAAGAGTTGCAGTAAGGAAGAACTCAAAACAATATGGCGATGAAACAGATTCTGCTCGCGACATTGCTCGCTACTAGTGTGTCAGCGAATGGTGCCGAAAAATTCGTAGTACAGGATATTCAAATTCAAGGTCTGCAGCGGGTGGCGTTAGGTGCTGCATTGTTGAAAATGCCTGTGCGTGTCGGGGATAGTGTTGATTCACAAGATGTGGCCAACATCATCAAGGCGCTTTATGCCTCTGGTAATTTTGAGGATGTCAAAGTATTACGTAATGGTAATGTTTTGGTCGTTCAAGTTAGTGAACGTCCTACCATTGCGAGTGTGTCATTTTCTGGCAACAAGGCAATCAAAGAAGAGCAGCTTAAACAGAGTATTGAAGCGTCCAATATTCGTGTTGGCGAGGCTCTCGACCGTACCACGTTAAGCAATATTGAAAAAAGCCTTGAAGATTTCTACTACAGCGTGGGCAAATATAACGCAACTGTAAAAGCTGTTGTGACTCCATTGCCACGTAATCGTGCTGACCTGAAGTTTGTTTTTACCGAAGGGGTCTCAGCCAAAATTCAACAAATCAACTTTATCGGCAACCAAGTATTTAGCGATGAAGAGCTACTCTCACGTTTTAATCTGAATGTGGACGTCGCTTGGTGGAACTTCTTAGCTGACGATAAGTATCAAAAACA
It encodes:
- the rseP gene encoding sigma E protease regulator RseP — translated: MNDILWNFIAFIIALGILVAVHEFGHFWVARRCGVKVEKFSIGFGKSIWKRTASDGTEYSISMIPLGGYVKMLDGRVDDVPAEQQSMAFDKQSLWKRSAIVSAGPLFNFLFAIFAYWLMFMIGVPAVKPVIGEVTPYSIAAQAGLTSGMEIKAVSGVHTPDWESVNMGLIGHIGDDSLTLTVSSSEGVGLDEIKTINLRDWNFDPETESAMRALGFKPFTPTISNQLANVTAQGAGERSGLQVGDTVLQINQQVIDDWLQVVNAIQSHPNTPITVLVERAGQKVEIELTPDSRELSQGKVIGFAGIAPKVAEWPQSYRFEMQFGVFESLGKAVEKSGQVIDLTVSMLKKLLVGDVGLNNLSGPISIAKGAGATADYGFVYFLGFLALISINLGIINLVPLPMLDGGHLLFFMIEAVIHRPVPEKVQEMGYRIGGAIIFSLMAVAIFNDFTRL